A DNA window from Mycobacterium sp. IDR2000157661 contains the following coding sequences:
- a CDS encoding DUF3224 domain-containing protein codes for MSRHIEATFQIGSWDETPFEDGDDSTRLTEALVNKRYEGDIKGTSTTKWLLAYAPDRSALFVGIEHITGAIGGHTGGLVLLHDGSYRDGVASADVRIASGTGELADAAGGGKFRADPAGSITLDLDGLDTAIADSSRSSRR; via the coding sequence ATGAGCAGACACATCGAAGCGACGTTCCAGATCGGCAGTTGGGACGAGACGCCGTTCGAAGACGGTGACGATTCGACCAGGCTGACCGAGGCACTCGTCAACAAGCGCTACGAGGGCGACATCAAGGGCACGTCGACCACGAAGTGGTTGCTGGCCTACGCACCGGACCGCAGCGCGCTGTTCGTCGGGATCGAGCACATCACGGGCGCCATCGGCGGCCACACCGGCGGTCTGGTGCTGCTGCACGACGGCTCCTACCGCGACGGGGTCGCCAGCGCCGACGTGCGAATCGCCTCCGGCACCGGTGAGTTGGCCGACGCCGCGGGCGGTGGCAAGTTCCGGGCTGACCCGGCGGGCAGCATCACCCTCGATCTCGACGGGCTCGACACCGCGATCGCGGACTCTTCGCGCAGTAGCCGCCGGTAG
- a CDS encoding glycosyltransferase family 4 protein gives MRIALLSYRSKTHCGGQGVYVRYLSRGLVELGHDVEVFSGQPYPEGLDPRVRLTKVPSLDLYREPDPFRVPWPNEIRTRIDLLELLTTWTAGFPEPRTFSMRVARLLAERRDEFDVVHDNQCLGTGLRRIAELGLPVVATVHHPITRDKVVDVAAAKWWRKPLVHRWYGFAEMQKQVACEIPELLTVSSTSAADISEDFGVAPSQLQVVPLGVDTAVFKPAPHRVRNRIIAIASADVPLKGVSHLLHAVARLRVERDLELQLVAKLEPNGPTEKLIAELGISDIVHSSSGLTDSELADLLASAEIACIPSLYEGFSLPAVEAMASGTPIVASRAGALPEVVGADGECARLVRPADVDELTAVLGELLDSPRELARLGANGRKRALEVFSWESVAAQTVTVYERARKRVGAC, from the coding sequence ATGCGCATCGCTTTGTTGTCGTATCGGAGTAAGACCCACTGCGGGGGTCAGGGCGTGTACGTCCGCTACCTCAGCCGGGGGCTCGTCGAACTGGGCCACGACGTCGAGGTGTTCTCCGGCCAGCCTTATCCGGAGGGACTGGACCCGCGCGTGCGGCTGACCAAGGTGCCCAGCCTGGACCTGTATCGCGAGCCCGACCCCTTCCGTGTTCCCTGGCCCAACGAGATCAGGACCCGCATCGATCTCCTGGAGCTGTTGACCACCTGGACCGCCGGCTTCCCAGAACCGCGCACGTTCTCCATGCGCGTCGCCCGTCTGCTGGCCGAGCGGCGCGACGAGTTCGACGTCGTGCACGACAACCAGTGCCTGGGCACGGGGTTGCGCAGGATCGCCGAACTGGGGTTGCCGGTGGTGGCCACCGTGCATCACCCGATCACCCGCGACAAGGTCGTCGACGTGGCCGCGGCCAAATGGTGGCGTAAACCGCTGGTGCACCGCTGGTACGGCTTCGCCGAGATGCAGAAGCAGGTCGCTTGCGAGATCCCCGAACTGCTCACCGTCTCCTCGACCTCGGCGGCCGACATCTCCGAGGACTTCGGGGTGGCGCCCAGTCAGTTGCAGGTGGTCCCGCTCGGCGTGGACACCGCGGTGTTCAAGCCCGCACCGCACCGGGTGCGCAACCGCATCATCGCGATCGCCAGCGCCGACGTGCCGCTCAAGGGCGTCAGCCACCTGCTGCACGCCGTCGCCCGGCTGCGCGTGGAGCGCGACCTGGAACTGCAACTGGTCGCCAAGCTCGAACCCAACGGTCCGACCGAGAAGCTGATCGCCGAACTCGGCATCTCCGACATCGTGCACAGCTCCAGCGGGTTGACCGACAGTGAGTTGGCCGACCTCCTCGCCTCGGCTGAAATCGCCTGCATCCCTTCGCTGTACGAGGGTTTCTCGCTGCCTGCGGTGGAGGCGATGGCCAGCGGAACGCCGATCGTCGCGAGCCGCGCAGGCGCGCTGCCCGAGGTGGTCGGCGCCGACGGCGAGTGTGCGCGGCTGGTCCGGCCCGCTGACGTCGACGAGCTCACCGCGGTGCTCGGTGAGCTGCTTGACTCGCCGCGCGAACTGGCCCGCCTCGGCGCCAACGGTCGCAAGCGCGCGCTGGAGGTGTTCAGCTGGGAGTCCGTCGCCGCCCAGACGGTCACGGTCTACGAGCGGGCGCGCAAGCGGGTCGGCGCATGCTGA
- a CDS encoding class I SAM-dependent methyltransferase → MLTVDFDRLAVGEGTKVIDVGCGAGRHSFEAFRRGADVIAFDQNAADLNDVDEILTAMREQGEAPRSARAEAVKGDALDLPYDDATFDCVIASEILEHVPTDDELIAELVRVLKPGGALAITVPRWLPEKLCWALSDEYHANEGGHVRIYHADRLSDKVLAHGLTLTHTHHAHALHSPYWWLKCAVGSEKSDHYAVKAYHRMLVWDMMSRPWLTRTAESLLNPLIGKSIALYFSKPVVVGAAT, encoded by the coding sequence ATGCTGACGGTGGACTTCGACCGGCTCGCAGTCGGCGAGGGCACGAAGGTCATCGACGTCGGCTGCGGTGCGGGCAGGCACAGCTTCGAGGCGTTCCGCCGCGGCGCGGACGTCATCGCATTCGACCAGAACGCCGCCGACCTCAACGACGTCGACGAGATCCTCACGGCGATGCGCGAGCAGGGCGAGGCGCCGCGGTCGGCCAGGGCCGAGGCGGTCAAGGGCGACGCACTCGACTTGCCGTATGACGACGCGACTTTCGACTGCGTCATCGCCTCGGAGATCCTCGAGCATGTGCCGACCGACGACGAGTTGATCGCCGAACTGGTGCGCGTGCTCAAGCCGGGCGGCGCGCTGGCGATCACGGTGCCGCGCTGGCTGCCCGAGAAGCTGTGCTGGGCGCTGTCCGACGAGTACCACGCCAACGAGGGCGGCCACGTGCGTATCTACCACGCCGACCGTCTGAGCGACAAAGTTCTGGCTCACGGGCTGACGCTGACTCACACTCACCATGCGCACGCGCTGCACTCGCCGTACTGGTGGCTCAAATGCGCTGTAGGCAGCGAGAAGTCGGACCATTACGCCGTCAAGGCGTATCACCGGATGCTGGTGTGGGACATGATGAGCCGACCCTGGCTCACGCGCACCGCCGAGTCGCTGCTCAACCCGCTGATCGGCAAGAGCATCGCGCTGTACTTCTCCAAGCCGGTGGTGGTCGGTGCGGCTACCTGA